One Callospermophilus lateralis isolate mCalLat2 chromosome 6, mCalLat2.hap1, whole genome shotgun sequence genomic region harbors:
- the Bag2 gene encoding BAG family molecular chaperone regulator 2 has translation MAQAKINAKANEGRFCRSSSMADRSSRLLESLDQLELRVEALREAATAVEQEKEILLEMIHSIQNSQDMRQISDGEREELNLTANRLMGRTLTVEVSVETIRNPQQQESLKHATRIIDEVVNKFLDDLGNAKNHLMSLYSACLSEVPPGPVDQKFQSIVIGCALEDQKKIKRRLETLLRNIENSDKAIKLLEHSKGAGSKTLQQNAESKFK, from the exons ATGGCTCAGGCGAAGATCAACGCCAAAGCCAACGAGGGGCGCTTCTGCCGCTCCTCCTCCATGGCCGACCGCTCCAGCCGCCTGCTGGAGAGTCTAGACCAGCTGGAGCTCAG GGTTGAAGCTTTAAGAGAAGCAGCAACTGCTGTtgagcaagagaaagaaatcctCTTGGAAATGATCCACAGTATCCAAAATAGCCAGGACATGAGGCAGATCAGTGACG GAGAAAGAGAAGAATTAAATCTGACTGCAAACCGTTTGATGGGACGAACCCTCACCGTTGAAGTTTCAGTAGAAACAATTAGAAATCCCCAACAGCAAGAATCCCTAAAGCATGCCACAAGGATTATAGATGAGGTGGTCAATAAGTTTCTGGATGATTTGGGAAATGCCAAGAATCATTTAATGTCACTCTACAGTGCTTGTTTGTCTGAGGTGCCACCTGGGCCAGTTGATCAAAAATTTCAATCTATAGTAATTGGCTGTGCTCTTGAAGATCAGAAGAAAATTAAGAGAAGATTAGAGACTTTGCTTAGAAATATTGAAAATTCTGACAAGGCCATCAAGCTATTGGAGCATTCTAAAGGAGCTGGTTCTAAAACTCTGCAACAAAATGCTGAAAGCAAATTTAAGTAG